The Hypomesus transpacificus isolate Combined female chromosome 3, fHypTra1, whole genome shotgun sequence genome has a window encoding:
- the LOC124465475 gene encoding forkhead box protein N3-like isoform X1: protein MEFTQDSQFPRRALSEHLELLIGVSSAVRMGPVMPPSKKPEGSGISVASASLSQFYQAGSLSRALQEAEELDLVLPVPLASPAVKLEKGGGGGLDDEELTNLNWLHESKDLLNSFGDPVLRSVSPVGGESAGTRGCHGDEDGLPPSPATSDLPYDAQRNPNCKPPYSFSCLIFMAIEDAPSKRLPVKEIYNWILEHFQYFASAPTGWKNSVRHNLSLNKCFRKVDKDRSQVRSGENHTPTRCTHLNISQTHLETEEQAEHPKRCVCF from the exons ATGGAATTTACGCAGGACAGTCAGTTCCCAAGACGTGCTCTGTCTGAACACCTTGAATTGCTGATCG gagTTTCGTCGGCTGTCCGAATGGGTCCAGTCATGCCCCCCAGCAAGAAGCCCGAGGGGAGCGGGATCAGCGTGGCCAGCGCCAGCCTCAGCCAGTTCTACCAGGCCGGCTCTCTCTCCCGGGCGCTGCAGGAGGCCGAGGAGCTGGACCTGGTGCTGCCCGTCCCGCTGGCCTCGCCCGCCGTCAAGCTGGAGAagggcggcggcggcgggctGGACGACGAGGAGCTCACCAACCTTAACTGGCTCCACGAGAGCAAAGACCTGCTGAACAGCTTCGGCGACCCCGTGCTGCGGAGCGTCAGCCCCGTGGGCGGGGAGTCGGCGGGCACCCGGGGCTGCCACGGCGACGAGGACGGGCTGCCGCCCTCGCCGGCCACGTCCGACTTGCCGTACGACGCCCAGAGGAACCCCAACTGCAAGCCGCCGTACTCGTTCAGCTGTCTGATCTTCATGGCCATCGAAGACGCGCCCTCCAAGCGTTTGCCCGTCAAGGAGATATACAATTGGATCCTAGAGCACTTTCAGTATTTTGCCAGCGCGCCCACTGGGTGGAAGAATTCGGTCCGGCACAATCTGTCGTTGAACAAGTGCTTCAGGAAGGTGGATAAGGACCGGAGTCAGGTAAGGAGTGGCGAaaatcacacacccacacgctgcACACACCTGAATATCAGCCAGACCCATTTGGAAACAGAAGAGCAAGCGGAACATCCGAaaaggtgtgtttgtttctaA
- the LOC124465475 gene encoding forkhead box protein N3-like isoform X2: MGPVMPPSKKPEGSGISVASASLSQFYQAGSLSRALQEAEELDLVLPVPLASPAVKLEKGGGGGLDDEELTNLNWLHESKDLLNSFGDPVLRSVSPVGGESAGTRGCHGDEDGLPPSPATSDLPYDAQRNPNCKPPYSFSCLIFMAIEDAPSKRLPVKEIYNWILEHFQYFASAPTGWKNSVRHNLSLNKCFRKVDKDRSQVRSGENHTPTRCTHLNISQTHLETEEQAEHPKRCVCF, from the coding sequence ATGGGTCCAGTCATGCCCCCCAGCAAGAAGCCCGAGGGGAGCGGGATCAGCGTGGCCAGCGCCAGCCTCAGCCAGTTCTACCAGGCCGGCTCTCTCTCCCGGGCGCTGCAGGAGGCCGAGGAGCTGGACCTGGTGCTGCCCGTCCCGCTGGCCTCGCCCGCCGTCAAGCTGGAGAagggcggcggcggcgggctGGACGACGAGGAGCTCACCAACCTTAACTGGCTCCACGAGAGCAAAGACCTGCTGAACAGCTTCGGCGACCCCGTGCTGCGGAGCGTCAGCCCCGTGGGCGGGGAGTCGGCGGGCACCCGGGGCTGCCACGGCGACGAGGACGGGCTGCCGCCCTCGCCGGCCACGTCCGACTTGCCGTACGACGCCCAGAGGAACCCCAACTGCAAGCCGCCGTACTCGTTCAGCTGTCTGATCTTCATGGCCATCGAAGACGCGCCCTCCAAGCGTTTGCCCGTCAAGGAGATATACAATTGGATCCTAGAGCACTTTCAGTATTTTGCCAGCGCGCCCACTGGGTGGAAGAATTCGGTCCGGCACAATCTGTCGTTGAACAAGTGCTTCAGGAAGGTGGATAAGGACCGGAGTCAGGTAAGGAGTGGCGAaaatcacacacccacacgctgcACACACCTGAATATCAGCCAGACCCATTTGGAAACAGAAGAGCAAGCGGAACATCCGAaaaggtgtgtttgtttctaA